In the Mesorhizobium sp. M1D.F.Ca.ET.043.01.1.1 genome, GGGACACGTCGTGAACCGCGACGAAGTTTCGCCATAGGCAAGCTGCGACGAGGACGCTAAGAGGGGTGCCGAGTTGCAGCCATGCTGCGAAGCCGAACGAAAATCACGGAACAAATCCCGATTTGAACCAGTCGCTTCAACATCAAGCGAAGCCCTCGCCGGGCGAAACCTGGGCGATCCTGCGCCGCATCATCGCCGAGAACGGCCGCGAATACCGCTGGTCCTATGTCGTCGCCATCTCCTGCTCGCTGGTCGTTTCGGCCACGACGGCCTTCGCCGCCTGGATCATGAGCCCGGTGGTCAACCAGATCTTCTACGATCGGCGCGGCGATCTGATCTTTGCGATCTGCGCCGGCATCATGGCATCCTTCGTGCTGCGCGGGCTTGCCACCTATGGCCAGGCGGTGACGCTGTCCAAGATCGGCAACAATCTGGTGGCCCGCTACCAGCGCCGCATCTTCGACCATCTGATGAGGCTCGGCGTCGGCTTCTTCACCGACACGCGTTCCGGGCAGCTCGCGGCGCGGGTCAACGAGAACATCAACGGCATCCGTGACCTGCTGTCGATGACGCTGACCTCGATCGCGCGCGATGCGGTGTCGCTGGTCGGCCTGATCGGCGTCATGATCTATCAGGATCCGCTGCTGTCGCTTTCCTCGCTGCTGATCGGACCGCCGCTGATCTGGGCCGTCGTCTATCTGCAGCGCCGCGTGCGCCGCATCTCGCGCGAATCCGTGCAGATCAACTCGCGGCTGATCGGCGCCATGCAGGAAGCGACGCAGGGCATCGCCATCGTGAAGGCCTTCACGATGGAGGAGGAGCTGTCGCGCCGCATCGGCAAGCTTTCCGAAAGCGCCGAGCAGCGGGGCAACAAGATCGCGCGCGTGTCGGAGCGGCTGACGCCGATTTCCGATTTGCTGGCCGGCCTCGCCGTTACTGGCGTGATCGCCTATTCCGGCTACCGGGCGCTGGTGCTCGGGCAGCCGCCGGGAGCGGTCTTTTCCTTCATCACCGCGCTGATCCTTGCCTACGATCCGGCAAGGCGCCTGGCGCGCACGCAGGTCGGCATGGAGCGTTCGCTGGTCAACGCGCGCATGATCTACGAGCTGCTCGACCTCGAGCCGCAGCAGGGCGACGCGCCCGGCGCGGTCGAAGCCAGGATCACCAGCGGCGAAGTGCGCTTCGACAATGTCACCTTCGGCTACGCCGAGGACATGCCGGTGCTGAGGAACCTGAGCTTCACCGCCGCCGCCGGCAAGGTGACGGCGATCGTCGGCGCCTCCGGCGCCGGCAAGTCGACGCTGGTGGCGCTGCTGCAGCGCTTCTACGATGTCGATAGCGGCAGCATCGAAGTCGACGGCCAGGACATTGCCAAGGTGACCAAGCAGTCGCTGCGCGGCTCGATCGCCTATGTCTCGCAGGCGCCCTATCTGTTCGAAGGCACGATCCGCGACAACATCCGCTATGGCCGGCTGTCGGCCAGCGACGCCGAGATCGAGCAAGCGGCCAGCCAGGCCGCCGCCGACGAATTCATCCGCCAGCAGCCGCAAGGCTACGACACGCCGGTCGGCGAGAACGGCGTGACGCTGTCCGGCGGCCAGCGCCAGCGCGTCTCGATCGCCCGGGCCATCGTGCGCCAGGCGCCGATCCTTCTGCTCGACGAGGCGACCTCGGCGCTCGACAACGAGGCGGAAGCCCGCGTCCAGGAAGCGCTGACCCATGTCATGCAAGGGCGCACCACCATCGTGATCGCGCACCGGCTGTCGACGGTGGTCAATGCCGACCACATCATCGTGCTGGAAGAAGGCCGGCTGGTCGAGGAAGGTACGCATGCCTCGCTGATGGCCGACCCGCACAGCGTCTATGCCCGCTTCCACCGGGTGCAGGGCAAGAAGGGGCTGGGGCTTGTCGATGACGCCAAGGCAAGCCAGACTTCGGGCCAAACTCCGTTGCCGCGCACACGCGCAAAGAAGGCCGTCGGGAGAAGCGCATGAGCGAAACGGGCGATATGGGCCTGGTGGTGGTCGGCGCCGCCGGCCGGATGGGCCAGACGCTGATCCGCGCCATCCACACGATCCCCGGCGCGCGCGTCGCCGGTGCTGTCGAGCGGCCGGGTTCGCCGTATCTCGGCAAGGATGCCGGCGAGCTCGCCGGCATCGGCATCATCAACGTGCCGATCGTCGACGACCCGCTGCCGGCCTTCGCCAAGGCGGACGGCGTGCTCGACTTCACCGCGCCCAGGGCGAGCGTTGAATTCGCCGGCTACGCCGCGCAGGCGCGCATCGTCCATATCATCGGCACGACCGGCTGCTCGGCCGACGACGACGCGAAGATCGCGGCGGCGGCCCGCCATGCGACAATCGTCAAATCCGGCAATATGAGCCTCGGCGTCAATCTTCTGGCGGTGCTGGTGGAACAGGCGGCACGCGCGCTCGAGCCGCAAGATTTCGACATCGAGATCCTGGAGATGCATCACAAGCACAAGGTCGACGCCCCCTCCGGCACGGCGCTGCTGCTCGGCGAGGCGGCGGCGAAGGGCAGGGAGATCGCGCTCGAGGACAACAGCGTGCGGGTGCGCGACGGCCACACCGGCGTGCGCAAGC is a window encoding:
- a CDS encoding ABC transporter ATP-binding protein, whose amino-acid sequence is MNQSLQHQAKPSPGETWAILRRIIAENGREYRWSYVVAISCSLVVSATTAFAAWIMSPVVNQIFYDRRGDLIFAICAGIMASFVLRGLATYGQAVTLSKIGNNLVARYQRRIFDHLMRLGVGFFTDTRSGQLAARVNENINGIRDLLSMTLTSIARDAVSLVGLIGVMIYQDPLLSLSSLLIGPPLIWAVVYLQRRVRRISRESVQINSRLIGAMQEATQGIAIVKAFTMEEELSRRIGKLSESAEQRGNKIARVSERLTPISDLLAGLAVTGVIAYSGYRALVLGQPPGAVFSFITALILAYDPARRLARTQVGMERSLVNARMIYELLDLEPQQGDAPGAVEARITSGEVRFDNVTFGYAEDMPVLRNLSFTAAAGKVTAIVGASGAGKSTLVALLQRFYDVDSGSIEVDGQDIAKVTKQSLRGSIAYVSQAPYLFEGTIRDNIRYGRLSASDAEIEQAASQAAADEFIRQQPQGYDTPVGENGVTLSGGQRQRVSIARAIVRQAPILLLDEATSALDNEAEARVQEALTHVMQGRTTIVIAHRLSTVVNADHIIVLEEGRLVEEGTHASLMADPHSVYARFHRVQGKKGLGLVDDAKASQTSGQTPLPRTRAKKAVGRSA
- the dapB gene encoding 4-hydroxy-tetrahydrodipicolinate reductase — protein: MSETGDMGLVVVGAAGRMGQTLIRAIHTIPGARVAGAVERPGSPYLGKDAGELAGIGIINVPIVDDPLPAFAKADGVLDFTAPRASVEFAGYAAQARIVHIIGTTGCSADDDAKIAAAARHATIVKSGNMSLGVNLLAVLVEQAARALEPQDFDIEILEMHHKHKVDAPSGTALLLGEAAAKGREIALEDNSVRVRDGHTGVRKPGTIGFATLRGGSVVGEHSVIIAGTGERITLSHQAEDRAIFARGAVKAALWARGRKPGLYSMRDVLGLS